A stretch of Mya arenaria isolate MELC-2E11 chromosome 14, ASM2691426v1 DNA encodes these proteins:
- the LOC128216869 gene encoding uncharacterized protein LOC128216869: protein MECIGSRLIFVILLVCSVDAHKTLECDPTDDICEFTMDVGFKQTMVDGDNKLVYLHDGMLYRYDVNASDPSALPTSTHGIITADGYAVPRMIITINGQMPGPTLNVYEGQTLKIHVTNNLYSDAIAIHWHGIHQIGTPWMDGAAYVTQCPINPGQSFTYEFSVPSAGTFFYHNHIGMLQMLGLHGALIVRERTQNSSEEHVVLITEYNHEWEADLQLQKNMFGDYKPLEAPFGVPAIDGTSFTKMKWHAGLINGRGRYFNENGQHTGAPLTSFKVAAGEKYRFRIIGGGSAFPFRFSIDGHSLKIVASDGFDIEPIIAESIILHNGERYDIEMIADQSVGNYWIRAKTLEAGVDHSAYAILQYNESDTSDPLTSNRACTSSDRCVVVNCPFSVYPGEPNVDCVTFNDIKFPSSMPAFGANQQNIEEMFFNFGFPGGSGYRYGSVNGRSMMLSPISALTQPRELSTSCDNHDCGTDKICVCTYAVSIGDQKAYQLVFTNYGNGASGPHPIHSHGHAFQVLKVGYHQYDQITGKYSDGNGDISCDGSYCNGPYWNNTSWNVNTIPGLETQKPPMKDTIMVPKGGYAIVRITASNPGLWMLHCHMDPHTMRGMAMLLNESFSEVPPAPSGFPQCRNFPAPEFTKPNDIPCSTPTPQPSTGKSAKQEESPVMLDEDTIPIATFWGMFGALLAVAAIELFIIIGMCAYYRRTATKTLS from the exons ATGGAATGCATCGGAAGCCGTCTGATTTTCGTCATTTTGCTCGTCTGTTCGGTAGATGCCCACAAAACCTTAGAATGTGACCCGACGGATGACATTTGTGAGTTTACGATGGACGTTGGTTTCAAACAAACCATGGTCGACGGCGACAACAAACTGGTTTATCTTCATGACGGGATGCTATACAGGTACGATGTTAATGCTTCCGACCCATCCGCTTTGCCAACTTCTACTCACGGTATCATAACCGCAGATGGCTATGCAGTACCGAGAATGATAATAACCATAAATGGTCAAATGCCTGGCCCCACTTTAAACGTTTACGAAGGACAAACTTTGAAAATTCATGTGACAAATAACCTGTATAGTGATGCAATTGCCATTCATTGGCATGGAATTCATCAGATTGGAACTCCTTGGATGGATGGAGCAGCTTATGTGACGCAATGTCCAATAAATCCTGGACAATCCTTCACTTACGAATTCAGTGTCCCTAGTGCAGGCACATTCTTTTACCACAATCACATTGGGATGCTTCAAATGTTGGGGCTACACGGCGCTCTTATTGTCAGAGAAAGGACACAAAATTCGTCTGAGGAGCACGTCGTCTTGATAACAGAATACAACCATGAATGGGAGGCAGATCTACAGCTTCAAAAGAATATGTTTGGTGATTACAAACCATTAGAGGCGCCATTTGGGGTACCGGCAATTGACGGTACATCGTTTACGAAAATGAAATGGCATGCAGGGCTTATAAACGGCAGGGGaagatatttcaatgaaaacggCCAACACACAGGAGCTCCGCTGACATCATTTAAGGTCGCAGCAGGAGAAAAATATCGGTTCCGAATTATTGGCGGAGGCAGTGCTTTTCCATTTAGATTCTCTATCGACGGACATAGTCTTAAAATAGTGGCTAGCGACGGATTCGACATAGAACCGATAATTGCTGAGTCAATAATATTACACAACGGAGAGAGATACGATATTGAAATGATAGCGGACCAAAGTGTTGGAAACTACTGGATAAGAGCGAAGACTCTTGAAGCCGGGGTGGACCACTCTGCTTACGCCATTTTGCAGTATAACGAATCGGATACTTCAGATCCATTGACATCAAATCGGGCGTGTACCTCGAGCGATAGGTGTGTTGTTGTAAATTGTCCATTTTCAGTGTATCCTGGTGAACCAAATGTCGACTGTGTAacttttaatgatataaaatttccATCGAGTATGCCGGCGTTTGGTGCCAACCAACAAAACATTGAGGAAATGTTCTTCAACTTTGGATTCCCCGGAGGATCTGGGTACAGATACGGTTCCGTTAATGGAAGATCCATGATGTTGTCGCCAATATCTGCTCTTACTCAACCGCGTGAATTATCCACTTCGTGTGACAACCATGATTGCGGAACCGATAAAATATGTGTGTGTACATATGCAGTTAGTATTGGAGATCAGAAGGCATATCAACTAGTGTTCACAAATTACGGGAATGGGGCTTCCGGTCCCCATCCTATACACAGTCATGGTCACGCCTTCCAAGTCCTGAAGGTTGGGTACCACCAATATGACCAAATAACTGGCAAGTATAGTGACGGAAACGGTGATATTTCTTGTGATGGTTCGTACTGCAATGGACCATATTGGAACAACACCTCATGGAATGTTAATACTATACCAGGACTAGAAACACAAAAGCCACCAATGAAGGACACGATAATGGTTCCCAAGGGAGGCTATGCTATTGTTAGAATTACTGCCTCCAATCCGGGTCTTTGGATGCTCCATTGTCACATGGATCCACATACAATGAGAGGAATGGCTATGCTTTTGAATGAATCATTCTCTGAGGTTCCACCTGCACCTTCTGGTTTTCCTCAATGTAGAAACTTTCCAGCACCTGAGTTTACTAAGCCAAATGATATCCCATGCAGTACACCTACGCCGCAACCTAGTACAGGCAAGAGCGCTAAACAGGAAGAATCACCTGTAATGCTTGACGAAG ACACAATTCCGATCGCGACATTTTGGGGAATGTTCGGAGCACTGTTAGCGGTTGCTGCAATT